Genomic window (Rossellomorea aquimaris):
CTTCCTGACTACTGTCTACGTGAGCGTTGCTATCTTCCATTGATGATTCTTCCGATTGATTATCCTCGTTGTTATCGGATTCCACTGTGCTTTCTGTAGATGAATCATCTGTACCTGCTGGAATCGCATCTGACTCAGACTGATTAGAAGCATCCTCTTCAGGTGAATCGCTACAAGCAGACATGAAGGCGAATAACATAGTTAATAAGACTGCCACGATAAACATTTTCGATTTCTTCATTTTTACAGCTCCAATTCCTTGTTGGTTGTATATTGGTTTATTTTAACATATAAGGGAATTCCCTTCTAACCTGTTTGTATTTACTCTTTCGTGGTCCGCAGGGACTGGCCCCATTGCACGCTTTTGAAGGGACCTAATAAATGTATTTTTAAGTGAAATTGAATCATTTAGTCGATTTTCATGTCTTTTGCGTACGATTGACAGGGAAGATAAGGGTAATATAGGGCTCTCGCCTGATTTATGATCCGGTTTTCGTTACTTATGATCCACTTTGGGAATTTATAAACCCAAATTCTGATTTATGATCCAGGATTCTAACTTATGATCCACTTTTTTTACATATGATCCGTTTGTCGAAAGATGACAAATCGACAGACTGCCGCGAAATGTTGTCCCTTCAACCCGCGTTCTTCCCATTCCTTTCATGTTATCCCTGAGCTCAATGTTCCTGCGGGCTACGATCTCTTATTCTTCTATTATGTAATGTTTTCCTAAAAACTTCCCACCCTGTACACACATTGTTAATAGTTTCGTAACATTTTCCCTCTAAGATGAAATCAACAGCAGAGATCAACCGAGCAAAAATCAATAGAGGAGGAAACAAAATGCTAGAACATAACAATCAAAATGAAGAAATGAAGCATATAGAATCAGACAATACGGAATCTGTGAATAAAGAGGATATGCAACGAAGCATGAAGCCGAAGAAACCATTGAAAGGAAGAGGGTTTCTATCCACTGTGGGTGCGGGGATCATCGGTTCGGTCCTGACACTGACGGTATTGCCTCAAACCGATTACTATCAGAACCTGGCTCAGCCGGGTATCGAACAATCGGCAGGTGACAACGGGCAGGTGGAGACTTCGGGTGATTCGGGAATCAATCCTACAACGGTTTCAACGGGTAACAGTGATGTGGCAAATATTGTGGAGGATGCCTCAGAATCGATTGTCGGAATCGTCAATTATCAGCAGCAGAATGGCATGGGGTCTTCACAAGAAGCTCAAGCAGGGACAGGTTCAGGGGTTCTCTTCAAGAAAGAGGGAGACAGTGCTTATATCATCACCAACAATCATGTCATTGAAGGTGCATCCAAGATTGAGGTATCTCTCTATGATGGTGAAAAGACCGATGCAGAACTGATCGGAGCAGATCCACTGACGGATCTTGCCGTATTGAAGATCGATGGGAAATATGCGGACAATCTGTTGGAAGTGGGGGATTCCAGTGCGCTGCGTGCCGGTGAACAGGTGATCGCG
Coding sequences:
- a CDS encoding trypsin-like peptidase domain-containing protein; the encoded protein is MLEHNNQNEEMKHIESDNTESVNKEDMQRSMKPKKPLKGRGFLSTVGAGIIGSVLTLTVLPQTDYYQNLAQPGIEQSAGDNGQVETSGDSGINPTTVSTGNSDVANIVEDASESIVGIVNYQQQNGMGSSQEAQAGTGSGVLFKKEGDSAYIITNNHVIEGASKIEVSLYDGEKTDAELIGADPLTDLAVLKIDGKYADNLLEVGDSSALRAGEQVIAIGNPLGLDLSRTVTQGIVSAVDRTIPVQTSAGESELNVIQTDAAINPGNSGGALLNSKGELIGINSAKISNSGVEGLGFAIPSKDFLPIVSEIIETGKVERPYIGIGMTNLSDVPRNYLGNLPKEVESGVIVANIDDTSAAAEAGIKEGDVITELNGKAVADVADLRRQLYADLKVGDKIDLTIFRGGEEMTITLTLTSNAMVN